The DNA window GTCACTGGGACCCGTTCCCCGCAAATTAAACACCGTCATCTCATCCCATTCCAAATTCCCACACTTCTCTCCTCTGAAGCCCTCCAATTGCTCTCTCCCTTCCACTCCTCTATGCTCCTACGCCGTTCCTGATTCCAAGAACCCCACCACCAACAGCAACAAAGTCCAACCCCGCCGTAAAAACGCCACCCCCACTGGTCGTTTCGCTCAAAAGACCCAAACTTCACGGAAGGAGAATCTTCCCAGAGAACCAAAACCCAAACTTCATAATACTCATAATAGGGTCGACCAGAACCGCCAAAACGCGCTGTTTGATGCAACCACCCTGAACGTTAATTTGATTGAGTTGTGCGAAGAGGGTAAGCTTGCTGAAGCTTTGGAACTCATGGGTCAAGGTTCTGTTGCTGATTATGGTGTTTTTCTCGCCATGTTGAATTTGTGCGAGGGTACGAGGTCGCTTGAGTATGGGAAAAGGGTTCATGAGTTCTTGAGAAGATCAAGGTTTCGAGGGGAGGTTGAATTGAACAATAGGTTGATTGGAATGTATGTGAAATGTGGTAACATGAATATTGCACGCAAGGTGTTTGATCGAATGCCAGAGAG is part of the Arachis duranensis cultivar V14167 chromosome 1, aradu.V14167.gnm2.J7QH, whole genome shotgun sequence genome and encodes:
- the LOC110278117 gene encoding pentatricopeptide repeat-containing protein At1g71460, chloroplastic-like; translated protein: MSQPFTIIIFIFFTITITTTSITSITSITVTSAPPQPPPFTTTSVTTYTVAPLSLLLPLFSPPLSPSSHSSMELKLHSSMASLGPVPRKLNTVISSHSKFPHFSPLKPSNCSLPSTPLCSYAVPDSKNPTTNSNKVQPRRKNATPTGRFAQKTQTSRKENLPREPKPKLHNTHNRVDQNRQNALFDATTLNVNLIELCEEGKLAEALELMGQGSVADYGVFLAMLNLCEGTRSLEYGKRVHEFLRRSRFRGEVELNNRLIGMYVKCGNMNIARKVFDRMPERNMSSWHLMIIGYTENGAVVSGLSGGEKRGRRRERGVAVWVVAGGCGEGRWLWRC